From the Peromyscus leucopus breed LL Stock chromosome 8b, UCI_PerLeu_2.1, whole genome shotgun sequence genome, one window contains:
- the Dus1l gene encoding tRNA-dihydrouridine(16/17) synthase [NAD(P)(+)]-like isoform X2 encodes MKGVERMPKLQGFEFWSRTLGGARHVVAPMVDQSELAWRLLSRRHGAQLCYTPMLHAQVFVRDANYRKENLYCEVCPEDRPLIVQFCANDPEVFVQAALLAQDYCDAIDLNLGCPQMIAKRGHYGAFLQEEWDLLQRMILLAHEKLSVPVTCKIRVFPEIDKTVRYAQMLEKAGCQLLTVHGRTKEQKGPMAGTASWEHIKAVRKAVGIPVFANGNIRCLQDVERCIQDTGVQGVMSAEGNLHNPALFEGRSPAVWELAEEYLQIVQQHPCPLSYVRAHLFKLWHHTLQVHQQLREELAKVKTLEGVAAVSQALKLRCQEDMSRQQEGVRPAGDLPAFHWICQPYIRPGPKEGSKENSGSRSKRALEEEEGSMDGLSKNKLKKQLRNPHKTFDPSLKPKYAKCDQCGNPKGNRCVFNLCRGCCKKRAFRETADCPGHGLLFKTKLEKSLAWKETQPGLQDQQVRPGTPGGFSEVMGSALA; translated from the exons ATGAAGGG TGTGGAGAGGATGCCCAAATTGCAGGGTTTTGAGTTTTGGAGCCGCACCCTGGGAGGCGCCCGACATGTGGTGGCACCCATGGTGGATCAGAGTGAGCTGGCTTGGAGACTGCTGAGCCGCCGCCATGGAGCCCAGCTCTGCTACACCCCTATGCTGCATGCTCAGGTCTTCGTTAGAGATGCTAATTATCGGAAAGAGAACCTGTACTGTGAAGTATGCCCCGAGGACAGGCCTCTCATTGTGCAG TTCTGTGCCAATGACCCAGAGGTGTTTGTCCAGGCGGCTCTCCTGGCACAAGATTACTGTGATGCCATCGACCTGAATTTGGGCTGCCCACAGATGATAGCCAAGAGAG GTCACTATGGCGCCTTTCTGCAGGAGGAGTGGGATCTTCTTCAGAGAATGA ttctgttggCTCATGAGAAGCTCTCTGTTCCTGTCACGTGCAAAATCCGTGTCTTCCCAGAGATTGACAAGACAGTGAGGTACGCCCAGATGCTGGAGAAGGCCGGCTGTCAG CTGCTGACTGTGCATGGGCGCACCAAGGAGCAGAAGGGGCCCATGGCAGGAACAGCCTCCTGGGAGCACATCAAGGCAGTTAG GAAGGCTGTGGGAATCCCTGTGTTTGCCAATGGGAATATCCGGTGCCTACAGGATGTGGAGCGGTGCATTCAGGACACGGGTGTGCAAGGGGTCATGAGTGCAG AGGGTAACCTGCACaaccctgccctgtttgagggCCGGAGCCCTGCTGTGTGGGAGCTGGCTGAGGAGTACCTGCAGATTGTACAGCAGCACCCCTGCCCACTCTCCTACGTCCGGGCTCATCTCTTCAAGCTGTGGCACCACAC GCTGCAGGTACATCAGCAGCTTCGAGAGGAGCTGGCCAAAGTGAAGACCCTGGAGGGCGTGGCTGCTGTGAGCCAGGCGCTCAAGCTTCGGTGTCAG GAGGACATGTCCAGGCAGCAAGAAGGAGTGAGGCCAGCTGGCGACTTACCTGCTTTCCACTGGATCTGCCAGCCCTACATCCGGCCAGG GCCTAAGGAAGGGAGCAAGGAGAACAGTGGGAGTCGCAGTAAGCGggctctggaggaagaggagggcagcATGGACGGCTTGTCCAAGAATAAGCTGAAGAAACAGCTGAGGAACCCTCACAAGACCTTCGACCCTTCCCTGAAAC ccaAATATGCAAAGTGTGACCAGTGTGGAAATCCAAAG GGCAATCGATGTGTGTTTAACCTGTGCCGTGGCTGCTGCAAGAAGCGAGCATTCAGAGAGACGGCAGATTGCCCAG GTCATGGATTGCTTTTTAAGACCAAATTAGAGAAGTCTCTGGCCTGGAAAGAgacccagcctgggctgcaggatcAGCAGGTGAGGCCTGGAACACCAGGTGGTTTCTCTGAAGTCATGGGTAGTGCCCTAGCCTGA
- the Dus1l gene encoding tRNA-dihydrouridine(16/17) synthase [NAD(P)(+)]-like isoform X1: MAEMRAWSSSTLSVERMPKLQGFEFWSRTLGGARHVVAPMVDQSELAWRLLSRRHGAQLCYTPMLHAQVFVRDANYRKENLYCEVCPEDRPLIVQFCANDPEVFVQAALLAQDYCDAIDLNLGCPQMIAKRGHYGAFLQEEWDLLQRMILLAHEKLSVPVTCKIRVFPEIDKTVRYAQMLEKAGCQLLTVHGRTKEQKGPMAGTASWEHIKAVRKAVGIPVFANGNIRCLQDVERCIQDTGVQGVMSAEGNLHNPALFEGRSPAVWELAEEYLQIVQQHPCPLSYVRAHLFKLWHHTLQVHQQLREELAKVKTLEGVAAVSQALKLRCQEDMSRQQEGVRPAGDLPAFHWICQPYIRPGPKEGSKENSGSRSKRALEEEEGSMDGLSKNKLKKQLRNPHKTFDPSLKPKYAKCDQCGNPKGNRCVFNLCRGCCKKRAFRETADCPGHGLLFKTKLEKSLAWKETQPGLQDQQVRPGTPGGFSEVMGSALA; the protein is encoded by the exons ATGGCTGAAATGAGAGCCTGGTCTTCTTCTACCCTTAGTGTGGAGAGGATGCCCAAATTGCAGGGTTTTGAGTTTTGGAGCCGCACCCTGGGAGGCGCCCGACATGTGGTGGCACCCATGGTGGATCAGAGTGAGCTGGCTTGGAGACTGCTGAGCCGCCGCCATGGAGCCCAGCTCTGCTACACCCCTATGCTGCATGCTCAGGTCTTCGTTAGAGATGCTAATTATCGGAAAGAGAACCTGTACTGTGAAGTATGCCCCGAGGACAGGCCTCTCATTGTGCAG TTCTGTGCCAATGACCCAGAGGTGTTTGTCCAGGCGGCTCTCCTGGCACAAGATTACTGTGATGCCATCGACCTGAATTTGGGCTGCCCACAGATGATAGCCAAGAGAG GTCACTATGGCGCCTTTCTGCAGGAGGAGTGGGATCTTCTTCAGAGAATGA ttctgttggCTCATGAGAAGCTCTCTGTTCCTGTCACGTGCAAAATCCGTGTCTTCCCAGAGATTGACAAGACAGTGAGGTACGCCCAGATGCTGGAGAAGGCCGGCTGTCAG CTGCTGACTGTGCATGGGCGCACCAAGGAGCAGAAGGGGCCCATGGCAGGAACAGCCTCCTGGGAGCACATCAAGGCAGTTAG GAAGGCTGTGGGAATCCCTGTGTTTGCCAATGGGAATATCCGGTGCCTACAGGATGTGGAGCGGTGCATTCAGGACACGGGTGTGCAAGGGGTCATGAGTGCAG AGGGTAACCTGCACaaccctgccctgtttgagggCCGGAGCCCTGCTGTGTGGGAGCTGGCTGAGGAGTACCTGCAGATTGTACAGCAGCACCCCTGCCCACTCTCCTACGTCCGGGCTCATCTCTTCAAGCTGTGGCACCACAC GCTGCAGGTACATCAGCAGCTTCGAGAGGAGCTGGCCAAAGTGAAGACCCTGGAGGGCGTGGCTGCTGTGAGCCAGGCGCTCAAGCTTCGGTGTCAG GAGGACATGTCCAGGCAGCAAGAAGGAGTGAGGCCAGCTGGCGACTTACCTGCTTTCCACTGGATCTGCCAGCCCTACATCCGGCCAGG GCCTAAGGAAGGGAGCAAGGAGAACAGTGGGAGTCGCAGTAAGCGggctctggaggaagaggagggcagcATGGACGGCTTGTCCAAGAATAAGCTGAAGAAACAGCTGAGGAACCCTCACAAGACCTTCGACCCTTCCCTGAAAC ccaAATATGCAAAGTGTGACCAGTGTGGAAATCCAAAG GGCAATCGATGTGTGTTTAACCTGTGCCGTGGCTGCTGCAAGAAGCGAGCATTCAGAGAGACGGCAGATTGCCCAG GTCATGGATTGCTTTTTAAGACCAAATTAGAGAAGTCTCTGGCCTGGAAAGAgacccagcctgggctgcaggatcAGCAGGTGAGGCCTGGAACACCAGGTGGTTTCTCTGAAGTCATGGGTAGTGCCCTAGCCTGA